The Deltaproteobacteria bacterium genome includes a window with the following:
- a CDS encoding MFS transporter, whose translation MNKKQIFSWCLFDFANSSYSAVILAVIFQVYYINVIVGNAAGQGDLWWGRAISASMLLVSLTSPFLGGISDYSGLRKRLLALYTTVCIAAVAGFSLLTAGAILPGFILIVLATVGMEGGLVFYNSFLPEIAPAHHQGRVSGWGFAVGYAGSIISLLIAIPLAKTGRFELIWLMAAGFFALFSLPAFLFLPQDVQSAMTASQAGRTGISKAWETLREIWGNREARKFLLAYLIYEDGVNTVIVFSSSLATTTFGFRQNELIIMYLVVQITALAGAFLLSKPTDTWGPKRVVSLSLLLWCIVSISAFLVQGKSWFWLVACIAGLGLGSVQAGTRAFFTQFIPKGKEGEYFGIYSLVGKTAAIIGPLVFGQVSVAFGSQRPAILSIAAFFIAGLAILSRVKGGGPNVLRQAGNGSLLVIDQQAGGSP comes from the coding sequence ATGAATAAAAAACAGATCTTCAGTTGGTGCCTTTTCGATTTCGCCAATTCGAGCTATTCGGCGGTCATTCTGGCCGTCATTTTCCAAGTCTATTATATCAACGTTATCGTGGGGAATGCCGCAGGTCAAGGCGACCTCTGGTGGGGCCGGGCCATTTCGGCAAGTATGCTCCTGGTCTCGCTGACTTCACCTTTCCTTGGCGGCATATCCGACTATTCTGGTTTGCGCAAGCGGCTGCTGGCCCTCTACACGACGGTCTGCATTGCCGCCGTCGCGGGCTTCAGCCTCCTCACCGCCGGGGCGATCCTGCCGGGCTTTATTTTGATTGTGCTGGCCACCGTCGGCATGGAGGGCGGGCTGGTCTTTTATAACTCCTTCCTCCCCGAGATCGCGCCGGCCCATCATCAGGGGCGCGTGTCGGGCTGGGGTTTTGCCGTTGGCTATGCAGGTTCCATCATCTCCCTGCTCATCGCAATTCCTCTGGCAAAAACCGGCCGGTTTGAACTGATTTGGCTGATGGCGGCAGGCTTCTTTGCCCTCTTCTCTCTACCCGCCTTCCTTTTTTTGCCCCAGGATGTGCAGTCGGCAATGACCGCTTCCCAGGCCGGTCGCACGGGTATCAGTAAGGCTTGGGAGACCCTGCGGGAGATCTGGGGGAACAGGGAAGCCCGAAAGTTCCTTCTGGCCTACCTGATCTATGAAGACGGGGTGAACACGGTCATCGTCTTCTCGAGCAGCCTGGCCACCACTACCTTCGGTTTCCGGCAGAATGAACTGATTATCATGTATCTGGTGGTTCAGATCACGGCCCTCGCGGGTGCCTTTCTGCTTTCAAAACCAACTGACACCTGGGGACCGAAACGGGTGGTCAGCCTCTCCCTGCTGCTTTGGTGTATAGTTTCGATTTCGGCCTTCCTGGTCCAGGGGAAATCCTGGTTCTGGTTGGTGGCCTGCATTGCCGGCCTCGGTTTGGGATCGGTCCAGGCCGGCACCCGCGCCTTCTTCACCCAGTTCATCCCCAAAGGTAAAGAGGGGGAATACTTCGGCATCTATTCCTTAGTGGGGAAGACGGCGGCGATTATCGGCCCGCTCGTTTTTGGCCAGGTTTCCGTGGCCTTCGGCAGCCAAAGGCCGGCCATTCTCTCCATTGCCGCCTTTTTCATCGCGGGGCTCGCCATTCTCAGCCGCGTCAAAGGTGGCGGGCCGAATGTGCTGCGCCAGGCAGGAAATGGTTCTCTACTTGTGATTGATCAGCAGGCTGGTGGTAGTCCATGA
- a CDS encoding 1-acyl-sn-glycerol-3-phosphate acyltransferase yields the protein MQEIVIAKPYRFVPPRHGNFWSQLLLPALPFYLRQSHGVTAVTCRGADHIRASLSAGHGVILAANHTRPCDPFVVGLLAEQVNCLLYIMASWHVFMQSRFYAWLLPRLGVFSIYREGLDREGLKYAIRLLTAARRPLLLFPEGVLSRHNDRLNHLMEGTAIMARAAARQRAALTPPGRIVIHPVAIRYVFEGDIEATVTPVLADLEARLAWRPHRELFLTERVLKVGSAMLALKEIEYCGEPQGGQIVARVQQLIERILRPLEEEWLKERQSGDVVHRVKALRKAILPDMTGDALPPPEQERREKHLADIYLAQQLYNYPAGYFTPAPTPERILETVERFEEDTTDIARIHRPLRAIVDVGEAIDVAPEGEYGSDGDPLMGEIRSQLHALLAASLAEVHPGAEML from the coding sequence ATGCAAGAGATAGTTATCGCCAAACCTTACCGTTTTGTACCGCCGCGCCACGGCAACTTCTGGTCGCAACTCCTGCTGCCGGCCCTGCCTTTCTACCTGCGCCAGAGCCATGGTGTGACCGCCGTCACCTGCCGAGGCGCCGACCACATTCGCGCCTCTCTATCCGCCGGTCACGGCGTCATCCTGGCGGCCAATCATACCCGGCCGTGCGACCCCTTTGTCGTCGGCTTGCTGGCCGAACAAGTGAACTGCCTGCTCTATATCATGGCGAGCTGGCATGTGTTCATGCAGAGCCGGTTCTATGCTTGGCTCCTGCCGCGCCTCGGGGTGTTCAGTATCTACCGGGAAGGCCTGGACCGGGAAGGCCTGAAATATGCCATCCGACTGCTGACGGCGGCCCGGCGGCCGCTGCTGCTGTTTCCGGAAGGCGTCCTTTCACGACACAACGATCGCCTAAATCATCTCATGGAAGGTACGGCGATCATGGCCCGCGCCGCGGCCCGGCAACGCGCCGCCCTCACCCCTCCCGGCCGGATCGTGATCCATCCGGTGGCTATCCGTTATGTTTTCGAGGGCGATATCGAGGCTACCGTAACTCCCGTCCTGGCAGATCTGGAAGCGCGCCTGGCCTGGCGCCCGCACCGGGAGCTGTTTCTGACCGAGCGGGTGCTGAAAGTCGGCAGTGCCATGCTGGCCCTCAAGGAGATCGAGTATTGCGGAGAGCCGCAGGGCGGTCAGATTGTCGCCCGCGTGCAGCAGCTCATTGAACGCATCCTCCGGCCGCTCGAGGAGGAGTGGCTGAAAGAGCGGCAAAGCGGCGACGTGGTCCATCGTGTCAAAGCGCTGCGGAAGGCCATCCTGCCCGACATGACGGGCGATGCCTTGCCCCCGCCGGAGCAGGAACGCCGTGAAAAACACCTGGCCGACATCTACCTCGCCCAGCAATTGTATAACTATCCGGCCGGCTATTTCACACCAGCGCCGACGCCGGAACGTATCCTGGAAACGGTGGAGCGTTTCGAAGAAGATACGACCGACATTGCGCGCATCCACAGGCCGCTCCGCGCGATCGTGGATGTCGGGGAAGCCATTGATGTGGCGCCGGAAGGTGAATATGGCAGCGACGGCGATCCGCTCATGGGTGAGATCAGGTCACAATTGCACGCCCTGCTGGCGGCATCGCTGGCGGAAGTGCATCCGGGCGCGGAGATGCTGTGA
- a CDS encoding ATP-binding protein — protein sequence MNENNWQAKWSKEQIRAMLREQLQTFWKRETGVVREKLPQLLKAAALPHAVIISGLRRVGKSTLLAQIAHQLGENTFYYLNFEDERFLGFQAEDANSLYQALIESFGEKTVFMIDEIQNVIGWEHFVRRFMDMGLKFYITGSNASLLSDELGSRLTGRYLPFDLLPFSFREFLTFKGHDLPDLDRLTTAEKALLQRQLDEYLEQGGIPEPVKYPDLPLHRALYDDVLYRDIAARYRFDDLRALKELAFYLMSNPAGMISFNKLKGQLKLGSVNTVKNYIGYLEASWLLFTINVHDYSVKRQQIAPKKIYAIDTGLARAVGFAFSPNRGRLLENLIFLALRRQGRDIYYLTLKDGYEVDFYLPHAGLLIQVAENLQQEQIREREIRALKAAMSSLNLQEGLILTANGEDSLQSGNMTIHIQPIATWLLRNIC from the coding sequence ATGAATGAAAACAATTGGCAAGCCAAGTGGTCAAAGGAACAGATCAGGGCCATGCTCCGGGAGCAGTTACAGACATTCTGGAAGCGGGAGACCGGTGTGGTTCGAGAAAAGCTCCCGCAACTGCTGAAAGCGGCCGCACTGCCCCACGCGGTGATCATCTCCGGTCTGCGCCGGGTCGGGAAGTCAACTCTGTTAGCGCAAATCGCCCACCAGTTGGGAGAAAACACCTTTTATTACCTTAACTTTGAAGATGAGCGCTTCCTCGGTTTCCAGGCCGAAGACGCCAATTCCCTTTATCAGGCGCTGATAGAAAGCTTCGGTGAGAAAACCGTCTTTATGATTGACGAAATCCAGAATGTCATCGGCTGGGAACATTTTGTCCGCCGCTTCATGGACATGGGATTGAAATTCTACATCACCGGTTCAAACGCCTCGTTGCTCAGTGATGAATTGGGAAGCCGCTTGACCGGTCGTTACCTCCCCTTCGATTTGCTGCCCTTTTCCTTCCGCGAGTTCCTGACTTTTAAGGGACATGATCTGCCCGATCTGGATCGCCTGACCACGGCTGAAAAAGCCCTCCTGCAGCGCCAGTTGGATGAATACCTCGAACAGGGCGGTATTCCCGAACCGGTCAAGTATCCCGATCTTCCGTTGCACCGGGCGCTCTACGACGACGTTTTGTACCGTGATATTGCAGCGCGCTATCGTTTCGATGACCTGAGGGCGTTGAAAGAACTAGCCTTCTATCTGATGAGCAACCCGGCGGGCATGATATCTTTCAATAAACTCAAAGGACAGCTTAAACTGGGCAGCGTCAATACGGTAAAGAATTATATCGGGTACCTGGAAGCCAGTTGGTTGCTGTTCACCATTAACGTCCATGATTACTCGGTAAAGCGTCAGCAGATTGCCCCGAAAAAGATATACGCCATAGACACAGGTCTGGCCCGCGCCGTGGGATTTGCCTTCTCCCCCAATCGCGGCAGATTGTTGGAGAATCTCATTTTCCTTGCCCTGCGGCGCCAGGGACGGGACATCTACTATCTTACCCTCAAGGACGGCTATGAGGTTGATTTTTATCTGCCTCATGCGGGTCTGCTCATCCAGGTCGCTGAAAATCTCCAACAGGAGCAGATCAGGGAAAGAGAGATCCGGGCATTGAAGGCGGCCATGTCGTCGTTGAATTTGCAGGAAGGCTTGATTCTAACAGCAAACGGAGAAGATTCTCTCCAGTCAGGCAACATGACCATTCATATACAACCGATAGCCACATGGTTGTTAAGGAATATATGTTAA
- a CDS encoding PAS domain S-box protein, whose translation MEKGTMSNFFRSYGKHIVILFLFIAVGNVLLYITYENVRQEMIEGLNARQLIHAKQAARGIETFLGDNINILQNYSKNEHLVAIDESGKRLMREFLSSHVGGVSIISREDSHGRILYAEPYDRKVIGQPVTRMEDFLKAKRTHQITVSDVFTNRRGFQSIIVRAPIFRRGSFDGTLAMLFSFDFIAKRYIDDIRIGKDGYAWVISRNGIELSCPVPGHVGNSVFDNCRKFPDILAMAQRMIRGEQGVTTYLFDRIRGDAVSKTIKHAVFMPIRVGDNFWSIVVATPEDEVTSTLSGFQDRILLIAIFFVIGIGFFLYMLIKTGIVIKEVERRRKVEEELRKSEKRFRELAELLPEAVFETDAQGTLTFTNKNAFDRFGYTPEDFAGGLNLLDTVTPHDRGRALENTQRMMNRENIGSNEYTMQRKDGTIFPAMIHSTAIIQDGKPVGLRGFAIDITESKQAEEALRESEEKYRSIFDNAIEGIFQTTPEGRFLAVNPAMARIHGFASPEEMLAGITEIGKQLYVNPEDREKYLGYLNENGEVNNFEAQVYRTDGSTIWTSASTRAMNDAAGNISRLEGTAVDITYRKRAEEELQRTVENLRRAVQTTIRVMVSAVETRDPYTAGHQVRSANLARAIAMEMGLPQEKIAAIRMAGSIHDIGKLSIPAEILSKPTKLSEIEFSLIKEHARRGFEMLKDVESPWPLAEIVFQHHERMDGSGYPRNLKGDEICMEARILTVADVVEAMASHRPYRPGLGIDAALEEIEKNRDIFYDSAVADACLRLFREKGFKLEGA comes from the coding sequence ATGGAGAAAGGGACAATGAGTAATTTCTTTAGAAGTTACGGAAAACATATCGTTATTCTCTTTCTTTTCATAGCGGTCGGCAATGTCCTGCTTTATATAACCTATGAGAATGTCAGGCAGGAAATGATCGAGGGTCTCAATGCCAGACAACTGATACACGCGAAGCAGGCTGCCAGAGGCATTGAGACTTTTTTGGGCGATAACATCAATATTCTGCAGAATTATTCAAAAAATGAACACCTTGTCGCCATAGATGAATCAGGAAAAAGATTGATGCGTGAATTTCTTTCGTCCCACGTCGGAGGGGTAAGCATCATCTCTAGAGAGGACAGCCATGGCCGGATTCTTTACGCCGAACCTTACGACCGGAAGGTGATCGGTCAGCCTGTAACAAGAATGGAAGATTTTCTGAAAGCCAAGCGCACACATCAAATCACTGTCAGCGACGTCTTCACAAACCGGCGTGGTTTCCAGTCCATAATTGTTCGTGCCCCCATTTTCAGACGTGGCTCTTTTGATGGCACTTTAGCAATGCTATTCTCATTCGATTTCATCGCCAAGCGGTACATAGATGATATCCGGATCGGCAAGGATGGTTATGCCTGGGTGATCAGCAGGAATGGCATTGAACTCTCCTGTCCGGTCCCTGGTCATGTGGGCAACTCCGTCTTCGACAATTGTCGGAAATTTCCCGACATCCTTGCCATGGCGCAAAGGATGATCCGGGGCGAGCAGGGTGTTACGACTTACTTGTTTGATCGAATACGGGGAGACGCCGTCAGTAAAACGATCAAACACGCCGTGTTCATGCCCATCCGCGTGGGAGATAACTTTTGGTCCATTGTGGTTGCCACTCCCGAGGACGAGGTTACAAGTACCCTAAGTGGATTCCAGGACAGGATCTTATTGATCGCCATTTTTTTCGTAATCGGCATTGGATTCTTCCTCTATATGTTAATTAAGACCGGGATTGTCATTAAAGAAGTGGAGCGGAGACGTAAGGTTGAGGAGGAGTTGCGGAAGAGCGAGAAGCGCTTCCGGGAGTTGGCCGAACTGTTGCCTGAAGCCGTTTTTGAAACAGATGCACAGGGCACTCTGACCTTTACTAACAAGAATGCCTTTGATCGCTTTGGATATACCCCAGAGGACTTTGCGGGTGGTTTGAATTTGTTGGACACGGTTACTCCCCATGACCGTGGTCGGGCATTGGAAAACACCCAAAGAATGATGAATCGGGAAAATATTGGCTCGAACGAATACACAATGCAGAGAAAGGATGGGACTATCTTCCCGGCCATGATCCATTCAACGGCCATTATCCAGGACGGCAAGCCTGTCGGGTTGCGGGGTTTCGCTATTGATATCACCGAGAGCAAGCAGGCGGAGGAAGCATTGCGGGAGAGCGAAGAGAAATACCGCTCTATCTTTGACAATGCCATTGAAGGTATCTTCCAGACAACGCCTGAAGGACGTTTTCTTGCTGTCAATCCCGCCATGGCACGTATACACGGGTTTGCATCCCCGGAAGAGATGTTAGCGGGTATTACCGAAATCGGTAAGCAATTGTATGTAAATCCTGAAGACAGAGAAAAATACCTCGGTTACCTCAATGAAAATGGAGAAGTAAATAATTTTGAGGCACAGGTATACCGGACAGACGGGAGTACCATATGGACATCAGCCAGTACCCGTGCCATGAATGATGCCGCCGGGAACATCTCCCGTTTAGAAGGTACGGCAGTGGACATCACCTACCGCAAGCGAGCGGAGGAGGAACTTCAGCGTACAGTCGAAAACCTCAGAAGAGCGGTTCAAACGACCATCCGGGTCATGGTATCCGCCGTGGAAACACGAGATCCCTATACCGCCGGTCACCAGGTCCGGTCCGCGAATCTTGCCCGGGCCATCGCCATGGAGATGGGATTGCCGCAGGAGAAAATCGCCGCCATCCGGATGGCCGGTTCGATCCATGACATTGGCAAACTATCCATCCCTGCTGAGATATTGTCGAAGCCTACCAAGCTGTCGGAAATCGAGTTTTCGTTGATTAAGGAGCACGCCCGCAGAGGATTCGAGATGCTGAAAGACGTGGAATCACCCTGGCCCCTGGCCGAGATTGTCTTTCAGCATCATGAACGAATGGATGGCTCCGGTTATCCAAGAAATCTGAAAGGGGATGAAATTTGCATGGAGGCACGCATTCTTACTGTTGCCGACGTCGTGGAAGCCATGGCCTCGCACCGGCCTTATCGTCCCGGTTTGGGTATTGATGCGGCTCTGGAAGAAATCGAGAAGAACAGAGATATATTTTACGACAGCGCCGTTGCCGATGCCTGTCTGAGATTATTTCGGGAAAAAGGGTTCAAACTTGAAGGAGCTTGA